A window of the Gossypium hirsutum isolate 1008001.06 chromosome A05, Gossypium_hirsutum_v2.1, whole genome shotgun sequence genome harbors these coding sequences:
- the LOC107961012 gene encoding uncharacterized protein — protein MAPSKALYGRNCRTLLCWIEFDREQVVGSDLVRETEEKVELICDHLKATFDRQKSYADLKNQDIEFQIGDKKHHLDPSHIVPVAEIEVRTDLTYEEELIEILAHEEKVLRNKRVPLVKVLWRNTIKKKLLGKPKMR, from the exons ATGGCACCGTCTAAGGCGTTGTATGGTAGGAACTGTAGAACTCTTTTATGTTGGATAGAGTTCGATAGAGAGCAAGTTGTTGGATCAGATTTAGTTCgtgagactgaagagaaagtggaGTTGATTTGTGATCATTTAAAAGCAACGTTTGATaggcagaaatcttatgcagatttgaaaaatCAAGATATCGAGTTTCAAATTGGGGATAAG AAGCATCATTTAGATCCATCGCATATTGTGCCAGTGGCGGAGATTGAAGTTCGAACGGATCTTACTTATGAGGAAGAATTGATTGAGATCCTAGCTCATGAAGAGAAGgttttgcgaaataaaagggttccatTGGTTAAAGTTTTGTGGCGCAACACAATAaaaaagaagctacttgggaagcCGAAGATGcgatga